From one Agathobaculum sp. NTUH-O15-33 genomic stretch:
- a CDS encoding M13-type metalloendopeptidase: protein MKRSRKLVIAGLTAISMLVSVPPAWAADKADSHEMTREEVLQRLLTAADAYSPTALEEGTIMRGDEDGALRETQPVTRAECFVMISRAFGTLPEPKGHDKRVSFTNLVYTDVPSWAIEDVENLVKGGILAGTEGGSLKANEPVTSAQLEFMLQRIWQLFGSNVRDDFYSTVNKETLDNSVIYDGFDTESAQDQMNRRNDEKLTTLLEDIVSQEQKPGTPQQKIADYLSSARDFETRDRLDIQPIQKYLDLVDRAQSVEELFQVHHTILRETGIAALLDFQFNKDAADANSSIPVLLCNSPALSHSLYEAGEDGTVQTASRQLLEKQLIYLGETEKDAARHAMLVYDLDARLAEKQLSPKDQYNVDKIYNPRTFEELEALYPSADLKSLLEACSVERTPPKFNIMDLGLIEAFAKEINEQNLETLKAKLKTSLAAEAGEQLSLKFAEAEWEFSKVYNGMQGSYDPEDAARDATMSQLSGYIEEAYAEKYCSPEIKADVTEMVKEYIAAYRGRVQKLDWMSEQTKEKALKKLDTMKIHVGYPDQYSTDLDGAEILGAADEENRYFQNACALRRAQYQADALQAGEMADKDIWPMPIYRAGAGYVPTDNSINFPAGILQQPYYDPSASRETNLGGVGVVIGHEITHAFDNSGSKFDEKGNAVNWWTEEDRAAFDGLCEKMIAYYDGYEIAPGIALDGQQTLGENIADTGGIGCSLELLGRMENPDYDAFFRNFARGSCFTAERSRLELVVTTDVHSRAKGRVNHPIACYEEFYKTYDVQPGDGMYVAPEDRVRIW from the coding sequence ATGAAACGCAGTAGGAAGCTGGTTATAGCGGGTTTGACAGCAATCTCTATGCTTGTATCCGTGCCGCCGGCGTGGGCGGCGGACAAGGCGGATTCACACGAAATGACGCGGGAGGAAGTGTTGCAGCGACTGCTTACGGCAGCGGACGCTTATTCACCAACGGCGTTGGAAGAAGGGACTATCATGCGCGGGGATGAGGACGGAGCGCTCAGGGAAACGCAGCCGGTCACGCGTGCGGAATGCTTCGTGATGATTAGCCGTGCTTTTGGAACGCTGCCGGAGCCAAAAGGTCATGACAAACGTGTAAGCTTTACCAATCTGGTATACACGGACGTTCCAAGCTGGGCCATAGAAGATGTGGAGAATTTGGTCAAAGGCGGTATTCTGGCAGGAACGGAGGGCGGCTCGCTTAAGGCGAACGAGCCTGTCACCTCAGCACAGCTGGAATTCATGCTGCAGCGGATATGGCAGCTGTTCGGAAGCAATGTAAGGGATGATTTCTACAGCACGGTTAACAAAGAAACGCTGGACAACAGCGTCATTTATGACGGGTTCGATACGGAATCCGCGCAGGATCAAATGAACCGGCGCAACGATGAAAAACTGACAACGCTGCTGGAAGATATCGTTTCACAGGAGCAGAAGCCCGGCACCCCTCAGCAAAAAATCGCGGATTATCTAAGCAGCGCTCGGGACTTTGAAACGCGCGATCGGCTGGATATCCAGCCGATTCAAAAATATCTGGATTTGGTGGATCGCGCACAAAGCGTAGAAGAGCTGTTTCAGGTTCATCACACGATCCTGCGTGAAACCGGCATTGCCGCACTGCTGGATTTTCAGTTTAACAAGGACGCGGCGGATGCAAACAGCAGCATTCCGGTACTGCTCTGCAATTCGCCGGCGCTTTCCCACTCTCTTTATGAAGCGGGGGAAGACGGAACGGTGCAAACCGCCTCCCGGCAGCTGCTGGAAAAGCAGCTGATTTATCTTGGCGAGACAGAAAAGGATGCGGCAAGACATGCGATGCTAGTCTATGATCTGGACGCGAGGCTGGCGGAAAAGCAGCTTTCTCCAAAAGATCAGTATAATGTAGATAAAATATACAATCCCCGTACTTTTGAAGAGCTGGAAGCCCTTTACCCGTCAGCGGATTTGAAAAGCCTGCTGGAGGCCTGCAGCGTGGAGCGTACGCCCCCAAAGTTTAATATCATGGATTTGGGACTCATAGAAGCGTTTGCAAAGGAAATTAACGAACAGAATCTGGAAACGCTCAAAGCAAAGCTTAAGACTTCGCTGGCCGCAGAAGCCGGCGAGCAGCTCAGTTTGAAATTTGCAGAAGCGGAATGGGAATTTTCAAAGGTATACAACGGCATGCAGGGGAGCTATGACCCGGAGGACGCGGCCAGAGACGCAACCATGAGCCAGTTGTCCGGTTATATTGAAGAAGCGTATGCGGAGAAATATTGCTCGCCTGAAATCAAGGCGGACGTCACTGAAATGGTGAAAGAGTACATTGCCGCCTACCGGGGCCGCGTTCAAAAATTGGACTGGATGAGTGAGCAGACCAAGGAAAAGGCACTCAAAAAACTGGACACCATGAAGATCCATGTCGGTTATCCCGATCAATATTCCACTGATTTGGACGGAGCGGAGATTTTAGGAGCAGCGGACGAAGAAAACCGTTACTTTCAGAATGCCTGCGCGCTTCGCCGCGCGCAGTATCAAGCAGACGCGTTGCAAGCGGGAGAAATGGCTGACAAAGATATCTGGCCCATGCCCATCTATCGCGCGGGGGCGGGCTATGTACCGACCGATAACTCGATCAATTTCCCGGCCGGGATTCTCCAGCAGCCCTATTATGACCCGTCAGCCAGCCGCGAAACAAACCTTGGCGGCGTCGGCGTTGTAATTGGTCATGAAATCACCCATGCGTTTGATAACAGCGGTTCCAAGTTCGATGAAAAGGGCAACGCGGTCAACTGGTGGACCGAAGAAGACCGTGCGGCGTTTGACGGCTTGTGTGAAAAAATGATCGCGTATTATGATGGATATGAGATCGCGCCGGGAATCGCGCTGGATGGGCAGCAGACGCTGGGTGAAAATATTGCGGACACGGGCGGTATCGGCTGTTCTCTGGAGCTGTTGGGCAGGATGGAAAATCCGGACTACGACGCCTTTTTCCGCAACTTCGCCAGAGGTTCTTGCTTTACGGCGGAACGCTCCAGATTGGAGCTGGTTGTGACGACCGACGTACACAGCCGTGCAAAAGGCCGCGTGAACCACCCGATTGCCTGCTATGAGGAATTTTATAAAACTTATGATGTTCAGCCGGGGGACGGCATGTATGTCGCTCCGGAGGACCGTGTACGGATCTGGTAA
- a CDS encoding M13-type metalloendopeptidase, whose product MFLSLCILLSAVPVGFAAQLDAAVQGGQGNEETAAATRGEVAELLLIAADDYNSGVTKSDIIKGYGDGLLHENQTVTRAEALVMLQRAFGALPVPKGQNAKLAFPADTFTDVPDWAKTELGPVFKAGIVAGTAAGTFSPDEAVTMKQMRLFIHRVFALFGANEKDDFYSTVAREYLDSYEMKPGRSMGGVAYDVRDDVIGQIDEIIKELIAKPHAAGTPEQKMADYYETIMDTEGRNQAGYAPIQPFLDAIDKARNVNDLLRAQSAVMEQTGCYQFMSFSLTPDYNDSSKYSLYFTTAQPEMEQAFYMGTDEHRKQLYLDYVRKRLSMIDAQDAASAEEVYEFDKRLAEKMLSPEDHYDIDKINNRYSFDQLEAMFPGVDIEEALRCSGLKKEGRILIDDSALTQEYANLFTNDHLKVLKTKAKLEIIKKMGGLISKNFTDVKEQFENNYWELEGGLTDEELAVQALQNKMSTYLGKAYAEKYFSAEQKEDVTNMAKDIIEVYKKRVSALSWMSDATKREALKKLETMVIKVGYPDRWDTYVDNVQIKSTKDGGSYFSNWAAINRALQEYTASLQGKPVDKTEWIAKVYEVNAFYNPQSNEIIFPAAYLQPPIYDPQKSYEYNLGSIGYTIGHEITHAFDSNGAKFDENGNVSNWWAAEDYAAFQKLCDKMAALYDGYEFAPGIAIDGARTLSENVADQGSVACMMEILSGLKNPNYKEFFNSLSLSDILITSREFAQYLTQNDVHALGKSRTNPILSNCKEFYETFGIDERDGMYLAPEDRVAIW is encoded by the coding sequence GTGTTTCTCTCGCTGTGTATTCTTTTAAGCGCGGTTCCCGTTGGCTTTGCGGCGCAGCTGGACGCAGCGGTTCAAGGAGGCCAAGGAAACGAGGAGACAGCTGCCGCTACGCGCGGTGAAGTGGCGGAGTTGCTGCTCATTGCCGCGGATGACTACAATTCCGGAGTGACAAAAAGTGATATTATAAAAGGCTACGGGGATGGGCTGCTGCATGAGAACCAGACGGTTACCAGAGCGGAAGCGCTTGTCATGCTGCAGCGTGCCTTTGGCGCCTTGCCGGTTCCAAAGGGGCAGAACGCGAAGCTGGCTTTTCCGGCGGATACCTTTACCGATGTTCCCGACTGGGCAAAGACGGAGCTCGGGCCTGTTTTCAAAGCAGGTATTGTCGCGGGAACGGCGGCGGGAACCTTTTCCCCTGATGAAGCTGTAACGATGAAGCAGATGCGGTTGTTTATCCACCGGGTGTTTGCCCTGTTCGGCGCCAATGAAAAGGACGATTTTTACTCGACCGTAGCCAGAGAATATCTCGATAGCTATGAAATGAAGCCCGGACGCAGTATGGGCGGCGTTGCCTATGACGTGAGAGATGATGTGATAGGGCAGATCGATGAAATCATAAAGGAGCTTATCGCAAAACCGCATGCCGCCGGAACGCCGGAGCAGAAAATGGCGGATTATTATGAAACCATTATGGATACGGAAGGCAGAAATCAGGCGGGCTACGCCCCCATACAGCCCTTTCTCGACGCAATCGATAAGGCGCGGAATGTCAATGATTTGCTGAGGGCACAATCCGCGGTGATGGAACAGACAGGCTGTTATCAGTTTATGTCCTTCTCGCTGACGCCTGATTATAACGATTCCTCAAAGTATAGCTTATATTTTACTACCGCGCAGCCGGAAATGGAGCAGGCCTTTTATATGGGAACAGATGAGCATAGGAAGCAGCTCTATCTGGATTATGTCAGGAAAAGGCTTTCGATGATCGATGCGCAAGACGCCGCGTCCGCGGAAGAAGTTTATGAATTTGATAAAAGGCTTGCTGAAAAAATGCTTTCACCCGAGGACCATTATGATATTGATAAGATAAATAACCGCTATTCCTTTGACCAGCTGGAAGCAATGTTTCCCGGGGTAGATATAGAGGAGGCTTTGCGGTGCAGCGGGCTGAAGAAGGAGGGCAGAATTCTGATTGATGATTCCGCCCTTACTCAGGAATACGCGAATTTATTTACAAACGATCATTTAAAGGTGCTGAAAACGAAGGCAAAGCTGGAAATTATTAAAAAAATGGGCGGGCTGATAAGCAAAAACTTTACCGACGTTAAAGAGCAGTTTGAGAATAACTATTGGGAGCTTGAGGGGGGTCTCACTGACGAAGAGCTTGCGGTACAAGCCCTGCAGAATAAGATGAGTACCTATTTGGGAAAGGCGTACGCTGAAAAATATTTTTCCGCCGAACAAAAAGAAGACGTAACAAACATGGCAAAGGACATTATCGAGGTTTATAAGAAGCGTGTTTCGGCGTTGAGCTGGATGAGCGACGCGACAAAACGGGAGGCGCTGAAAAAACTGGAAACCATGGTCATAAAGGTTGGTTATCCGGATCGCTGGGATACCTATGTGGATAACGTGCAAATCAAATCAACGAAAGACGGGGGCAGCTATTTTTCAAACTGGGCGGCGATCAACCGAGCGCTGCAGGAGTACACCGCATCGCTTCAGGGAAAGCCTGTGGACAAGACAGAATGGATCGCAAAAGTCTATGAAGTAAACGCTTTTTACAACCCGCAATCAAATGAAATCATCTTCCCGGCGGCGTATTTGCAGCCGCCGATATACGATCCGCAAAAATCCTACGAATACAATCTTGGCTCTATCGGTTATACGATTGGGCATGAAATCACCCACGCTTTTGATTCTAATGGAGCGAAGTTCGATGAAAACGGAAATGTATCAAATTGGTGGGCTGCTGAGGATTACGCGGCGTTTCAAAAACTGTGCGATAAAATGGCCGCGCTGTACGACGGGTATGAATTTGCCCCCGGTATTGCAATAGACGGAGCGCGTACATTAAGCGAAAATGTGGCGGATCAGGGCTCGGTAGCCTGTATGATGGAGATCCTGTCCGGCTTGAAAAATCCTAATTATAAGGAGTTTTTTAATAGCCTTTCCTTATCGGATATTTTGATTACCAGCAGGGAATTCGCGCAGTATCTCACGCAAAACGATGTTCACGCCCTTGGAAAGTCCAGAACCAACCCGATACTCTCGAATTGTAAGGAATTTTATGAGACCTTTGGGATTGACGAAAGGGACGGTATGTACCTTGCGCCGGAAGACCGGGTTGCAATATGGTAA
- a CDS encoding S-layer homology domain-containing protein codes for MKKRMLLTLVTGMLFSIAMATSAAAYSDDRFSAIKMEEAEGFHTSITDTEGDVHTFEGVINAEGMGENFVVSSIASYEIYQADRQIIHVELNDIIPSSDTNAIGVPETPAPNGYYAVRFELSPADHTEAFLTGLTNANLALVQEKLVTAVLENSQFTMESLDFIDAEKTDLPSDGDDLLCWAASTANTLAFTGWGKKAGFSSTDDLLDLFVDSFTDVGSHQLYGLEWFFNGVYQMSDLPGWAQEKEPGKIDGYLPEYSSNQIVKYWGMTDQPKQIVDVMHQLENGCGLGIGIGWIDGSGNRQGGHAITCWGYICDNDLAVDDRGHYQALIVSDSDSDMQKDPNRRTAPNKLQVLNMSLYQQGQYDSWKFDGYGNVGVLEDFVTLLPYSDDVAYETAETATKNKKTSPDLMVSSLSLTNDALDVQFSGTNFKEGDTLYMVPRFYNAGAKDSSQAFSYTVAVTGGKVEPQKYTYKGSIPAFEESDVYQTQKTKLSDLPAGDYTLTVTVNPDHNPGEAYFYNNEFQFDFTVSPADYDISKVKMNASVGAMKDGEAQVSFTYDGLEDVLPDAADYILMRSYCIGDDWTYWEVAEVSDEAPPDTCTIYNKGSQVKFRLVIYPVDADSPVQQIYSDPYPLAYQKFEVLTDEKHTIEPTPLKTGAKALNPGEQFAFQIRNDSTDGSEQATCSAVVYAVKGDEQTELFRTESMTLRKGESSDTISFSFWDAELSGRYDIVVAVESDSGTVAFQISTLEVAEKASYGVTTPYDITDPYDGETSLREAVAEYAESGGVNDRITIPEGEIIYLDKPIDIETGRIVIECPAASPNSQSKGAAISGPGTAQLFRVGQSGDLTISEIMLAGGYGKAYGGAIENNGGTVSLRQCMLYYNTSGLSGGALYSNGGSMLLLNCSFVQNSAGYGGAVGTDGDAAVTMLNCNVVSNSSNSGAVYNNGGTVNALYSTFTNNSANSDGGGAITSLGITNAAGCIFTANGSLDLGGNINVFGSYFTAADAKVTADSLSRTGGPEQLFVLDEEGKPAWVYSGEGAVSLFLIPYLTDRIHEGVIIKEDGNGSLIVSADGTNWETTGIHSDFPDAAYAVDMMNNPHERLFGSYAKAAETAAHTVAFDSQGGSAVESVSVAAGGKVEKPTDPTRGGYAFDGWYKESACETVWNFDTDMVTEDMTLYAKWTWNSSGGSGGGSAAARPSARVEGAGGKVTTGSGAVTITPDKGYRIGKITVNGNSVDIPANGKLTGLKRTDEVVVTFEKIPDEPSAADMSKYTDLDAGAWYFESVRYVVEHGLFTGTSDTAFSPNAPMTRAMLMTVLARADGQDTTTPAGGKWYDAGMRWAVERGISDGTNLDGSLTREQLATMLYRYAGSPAAANPALDFTDADEVSAFAQNAIRWAVEQGILTGRGAGVLAPKGNATRAEVAAMLMRYLSTLNK; via the coding sequence ATGAAAAAAAGAATGTTATTAACGCTTGTCACAGGCATGTTGTTTTCCATCGCTATGGCGACATCGGCGGCGGCGTATTCGGATGACAGATTTTCGGCTATCAAAATGGAAGAAGCAGAAGGCTTTCATACCAGTATCACCGATACAGAGGGGGATGTCCATACCTTTGAGGGTGTCATAAACGCCGAGGGCATGGGGGAAAACTTTGTTGTAAGCAGCATTGCGTCCTACGAAATTTATCAGGCCGACCGGCAGATCATCCACGTAGAACTCAATGATATTATCCCCTCAAGCGATACAAATGCGATTGGAGTTCCCGAAACTCCGGCTCCGAACGGCTATTATGCCGTTCGATTTGAATTATCTCCGGCGGATCATACGGAGGCTTTCTTGACGGGCTTGACGAATGCAAATCTTGCTCTGGTGCAGGAAAAGTTAGTAACCGCGGTTTTGGAAAACTCACAGTTCACAATGGAATCGCTGGACTTTATCGATGCGGAAAAAACAGATTTGCCGTCGGACGGTGATGATCTGCTCTGCTGGGCGGCATCCACGGCAAATACGCTGGCCTTTACCGGGTGGGGTAAGAAAGCGGGATTTTCCAGCACGGACGACCTGCTTGACTTGTTTGTAGACAGCTTCACCGATGTCGGCAGCCATCAGCTATATGGCCTTGAATGGTTTTTTAATGGGGTGTATCAAATGTCTGACCTGCCCGGGTGGGCGCAGGAAAAGGAACCCGGCAAGATCGACGGATATTTACCGGAGTATTCTTCAAACCAAATAGTAAAATATTGGGGCATGACAGATCAGCCAAAACAAATCGTTGATGTGATGCATCAGCTTGAAAACGGCTGCGGTCTGGGTATAGGAATCGGATGGATAGATGGAAGCGGAAACAGGCAAGGCGGACATGCAATCACCTGTTGGGGGTATATCTGCGACAACGACCTTGCCGTAGATGACCGCGGGCATTATCAGGCGCTCATTGTTTCCGACTCCGACTCGGACATGCAGAAGGACCCCAACCGCCGTACGGCCCCGAATAAGTTGCAGGTGCTCAACATGAGTCTCTATCAACAGGGGCAATACGACAGCTGGAAATTTGACGGTTACGGCAACGTGGGTGTACTGGAGGATTTTGTCACGCTGCTCCCTTATAGCGATGATGTGGCATACGAAACCGCCGAAACTGCCACGAAAAATAAAAAGACGTCGCCCGACCTAATGGTAAGCTCGCTGAGCCTGACCAATGACGCATTGGACGTCCAATTCTCCGGTACCAATTTTAAAGAGGGAGACACTCTTTATATGGTTCCGCGTTTTTACAATGCCGGCGCCAAGGATTCGAGTCAGGCGTTCAGTTATACCGTAGCCGTGACCGGCGGCAAAGTAGAGCCCCAAAAATACACCTATAAGGGGTCCATTCCGGCATTTGAAGAATCGGACGTGTATCAAACGCAAAAGACGAAACTATCTGATTTACCGGCGGGCGATTATACGCTCACGGTCACGGTCAATCCAGACCATAACCCGGGTGAGGCGTATTTCTACAATAATGAATTCCAATTTGATTTCACAGTTTCGCCGGCGGATTATGATATATCAAAGGTTAAGATGAACGCTTCCGTGGGAGCCATGAAAGACGGTGAGGCGCAAGTGTCGTTCACGTATGATGGTTTGGAGGACGTTTTGCCGGATGCCGCCGACTATATCCTGATGCGGAGCTATTGTATAGGTGATGATTGGACCTATTGGGAAGTGGCGGAGGTAAGCGACGAGGCTCCTCCGGATACCTGTACTATTTATAACAAGGGCAGTCAGGTGAAATTCCGGCTTGTGATTTATCCGGTGGACGCCGATTCCCCGGTTCAGCAAATTTACTCAGATCCGTATCCCCTTGCCTATCAGAAGTTTGAAGTGCTGACGGATGAAAAACATACCATTGAACCGACTCCGCTGAAGACGGGCGCAAAGGCGTTAAATCCGGGCGAGCAGTTTGCCTTTCAGATCAGGAACGACTCCACAGATGGCAGTGAGCAGGCGACGTGCAGCGCCGTGGTCTATGCGGTAAAGGGCGATGAACAAACAGAACTGTTTCGCACGGAATCAATGACGCTGCGTAAGGGAGAGAGCTCGGACACCATCAGCTTTTCTTTCTGGGATGCCGAGCTGTCCGGCCGCTATGACATTGTGGTTGCGGTGGAAAGCGATTCCGGAACCGTCGCATTCCAGATCAGCACGCTCGAAGTCGCGGAAAAAGCTTCCTATGGGGTCACCACACCCTACGATATCACCGACCCGTACGACGGGGAAACCTCTCTGAGAGAGGCTGTGGCGGAATATGCGGAATCCGGTGGTGTAAACGACAGGATTACGATTCCGGAAGGGGAAATTATTTATCTGGACAAACCCATTGACATAGAAACGGGGAGAATCGTCATAGAATGTCCGGCCGCTTCCCCGAATTCGCAGTCTAAGGGGGCGGCAATCAGCGGTCCCGGCACCGCGCAGCTGTTCCGTGTGGGGCAATCCGGCGACCTCACCATCTCAGAAATCATGCTGGCGGGTGGATACGGCAAGGCGTACGGCGGCGCGATAGAAAATAACGGCGGCACGGTGTCGCTCCGGCAATGTATGCTGTATTACAACACAAGCGGTCTTTCGGGCGGCGCGCTCTATTCAAACGGCGGCAGCATGCTGCTGCTGAATTGCAGCTTTGTCCAAAACAGCGCCGGTTACGGCGGCGCGGTCGGCACGGATGGGGACGCGGCGGTAACCATGCTGAACTGCAATGTGGTTTCAAACAGTTCAAACAGCGGCGCGGTCTATAATAACGGCGGTACGGTCAATGCGCTTTATTCCACCTTTACCAACAACAGCGCCAATTCTGACGGCGGCGGCGCCATCACTTCGCTCGGAATAACCAATGCGGCAGGCTGCATCTTTACAGCCAACGGCAGTTTGGACCTTGGCGGAAATATCAACGTATTTGGAAGCTACTTTACCGCGGCGGATGCGAAGGTAACCGCCGATAGTTTGAGCCGGACAGGCGGCCCCGAGCAGCTCTTTGTGCTAGATGAGGAGGGCAAGCCAGCGTGGGTATACAGCGGCGAAGGAGCTGTCAGCCTGTTCCTCATTCCCTATTTGACCGACCGCATTCATGAAGGTGTTATCATCAAGGAAGACGGTAACGGTTCTCTCATCGTATCCGCGGACGGCACAAATTGGGAAACAACGGGAATACACAGTGACTTCCCTGATGCGGCATATGCGGTCGATATGATGAACAATCCGCATGAACGGCTTTTCGGCTCTTACGCAAAGGCTGCTGAAACCGCTGCGCACACCGTCGCCTTTGACAGTCAGGGCGGCTCCGCCGTGGAGAGTGTTTCCGTGGCGGCGGGCGGCAAAGTGGAGAAGCCCACTGATCCTACCCGCGGCGGCTATGCTTTCGACGGCTGGTATAAGGAGAGTGCCTGCGAGACGGTCTGGAACTTCGATACCGACATGGTAACGGAGGATATGACGCTCTACGCCAAGTGGACGTGGAACAGCTCCGGCGGCTCTGGCGGTGGGTCCGCCGCAGCACGGCCCAGCGCCAGAGTGGAGGGCGCTGGCGGCAAAGTGACCACCGGCAGCGGCGCCGTTACCATCACCCCGGACAAGGGGTACCGGATCGGCAAAATCACCGTGAACGGCAATTCGGTGGACATCCCGGCAAACGGCAAGCTCACCGGCCTGAAACGCACCGACGAGGTGGTCGTCACCTTTGAGAAAATCCCTGACGAGCCGTCCGCGGCGGACATGAGCAAGTACACCGATCTGGACGCCGGGGCGTGGTATTTTGAATCGGTGCGGTATGTGGTGGAACACGGCCTGTTCACCGGCACTTCGGATACCGCGTTCAGTCCCAATGCCCCCATGACCCGCGCCATGCTGATGACCGTTCTGGCCCGTGCGGACGGTCAGGATACCACCACCCCCGCGGGCGGCAAGTGGTACGACGCGGGCATGCGCTGGGCCGTGGAGCGGGGCATCTCTGACGGTACCAACCTGGACGGCTCCCTTACCCGTGAGCAGCTTGCCACCATGCTTTACCGCTACGCCGGTTCCCCGGCAGCGGCAAACCCTGCGTTGGACTTCACCGACGCCGACGAGGTTTCCGCCTTCGCCCAGAACGCCATACGCTGGGCGGTAGAGCAAGGCATCCTTACCGGCAGGGGCGCCGGCGTTCTCGCTCCCAAGGGGAATGCCACCCGCGCGGAGGTGGCCGCCATGCTCATGCGGTACCTCTCCACGCTAAACAAGTAA
- a CDS encoding helix-turn-helix domain-containing protein → MSVSEQIKILCIKRNLSITELGRLLGKSPQAFSQKLKRETFTVDELKEIAHVTGCLFEGSFITPEGEKVTY, encoded by the coding sequence ATGTCTGTTTCAGAGCAAATTAAAATACTATGCATTAAACGTAATCTTAGTATTACCGAATTGGGACGTCTATTGGGGAAAAGTCCTCAGGCATTCAGCCAAAAGCTTAAACGAGAAACTTTTACCGTAGACGAATTAAAAGAAATCGCTCATGTTACCGGCTGCCTATTTGAGGGCTCTTTTATTACACCAGAAGGTGAAAAAGTGACATATTAG
- a CDS encoding AAA family ATPase: protein MSRARRPKQCAICKAAALPGMGNLVECGKDIYLCKSCAETALRCFSAKPVPTSEVESASALQTPREIAAALDESVIGQTEAKKALSVAIWKHGQRLRGNTAVPPAHVLLYGPTGCGKTYLAQCAAKLLDVPFVRVDATTFSETGYKGRDVQDIIFDVLHAAKARDKERNAIVFVDEFDKLAAYGGSNRQAYQRGTQHAFLTLLEGGIVTAENKYEVAELDVSGLLFVFAGAFSGLDEMISKRLHSGERSIGFGSRPRDRMQEKAKNLLTQAVPADFVSYGIEPELIGRIPVLAPILPLTVSDLVRVLTEADGSTTAQYTAFFSQLGMDFTLDPAAAAQLAEHAYQAGTGARGLRSRLERLIADRLFDLPEGEGIHITTDELAERSGSNGH from the coding sequence ATGAGCCGCGCGCGCCGTCCCAAGCAGTGCGCAATCTGCAAGGCCGCAGCATTGCCGGGTATGGGTAATCTGGTGGAGTGTGGAAAAGACATCTATCTGTGCAAGTCCTGCGCAGAAACCGCGCTGCGCTGTTTTTCTGCCAAGCCTGTGCCCACATCGGAGGTAGAATCCGCGTCTGCTTTGCAGACCCCGCGTGAAATTGCCGCCGCGCTGGACGAGTCGGTGATTGGGCAGACGGAAGCGAAAAAGGCACTCTCCGTCGCGATTTGGAAACATGGGCAGCGGCTGCGCGGCAACACCGCCGTGCCGCCCGCGCACGTGCTGCTGTACGGTCCGACCGGTTGCGGCAAGACCTATCTCGCGCAATGCGCAGCAAAGCTGCTGGACGTGCCCTTCGTCCGCGTGGACGCGACAACGTTTTCCGAGACCGGCTACAAGGGCCGCGACGTGCAGGATATCATCTTTGACGTGCTTCACGCGGCAAAAGCGCGCGACAAAGAGCGCAACGCCATCGTATTCGTAGACGAATTTGATAAGCTTGCCGCGTACGGCGGCAGCAATCGGCAGGCCTATCAACGCGGCACACAGCATGCCTTTCTAACCCTGCTTGAGGGCGGCATCGTTACCGCGGAAAATAAATATGAGGTAGCTGAGCTTGACGTTTCCGGTCTGTTATTCGTGTTTGCGGGTGCGTTTTCAGGGCTGGACGAGATGATTTCCAAACGCCTGCACAGCGGCGAGCGGTCGATCGGCTTTGGCAGCAGACCGCGCGACAGAATGCAGGAAAAAGCAAAAAACCTACTCACACAGGCCGTGCCCGCCGATTTCGTTTCCTACGGCATAGAGCCCGAGCTGATCGGCCGCATCCCGGTGCTCGCGCCCATTCTACCGCTGACCGTTTCCGATCTTGTCCGTGTACTGACCGAGGCGGACGGCTCGACAACCGCACAGTACACCGCTTTTTTCAGTCAGCTCGGCATGGATTTCACGCTCGACCCCGCCGCCGCTGCGCAACTCGCTGAACACGCCTATCAGGCCGGCACAGGTGCGCGCGGCTTGCGCAGTCGCTTGGAGCGGCTGATCGCAGATCGGCTTTTCGATCTGCCGGAGGGCGAGGGCATTCACATCACAACAGACGAGCTTGCCGAGAGGAGCGGATCAAATGGACACTAG